One Haliaeetus albicilla chromosome 11, bHalAlb1.1, whole genome shotgun sequence genomic window carries:
- the TYSND1 gene encoding peroxisomal leader peptide-processing protease, with amino-acid sequence MAEQQACCVVSVSGPSDSQQPAAGPWSCSGVVLSRGPGLVLCQGAVFAPFLRDGPDAWARPHALTPDALQAGLRLFVLQPPALGPAAPATPLRRHEARLLALVPCGAFRRALARAFGPADRWRFGGEAAGDGDPRALHWFAWLRAPGLDAPGGGWTARVGAGCLRKGEGLLACGSPFGALCPDLFLNTLSRGVVSNLAGEENALILTDARCLPGTEGGGAFLPSPAGPLLVAVIAASFCWKGAEWVGLTLLCSLAAILRGSAGVLDEAGVAVPPAPGRAVAAQAGGGRDPLGWTALVECGAAWGSGVLLAPRLLLTCRHVVEAGGPLRVTPAPGPGRAAAVLGGRVVFATEESSPFDVAAVELEESVPGFVPPCLADTFLPGEEVSVVGFGALGRACGPSVTAGVLSAVVAVAGRPVMLQTTCAVHGGSSGGPLVSSRSGCLLGIVASNTRDTGVGTTYPHLNFCIPATVLQPPVMRYHRTGNPDAFAALNRAGEGVRAAWRLQRQPGPPSKL; translated from the exons ATGGCGGAGCAGCAGGCCTGCTGCGTGGTCAGCGTCTCCGGCCCGTCCGACTCCCAGCAGCCGGCCGCCGGCCCCTGGAGCTGCAGCGGGGTGGTCCTGAGCCGCGGGCCCGGGCTGGTGCTGTGCCAAGGCGCCGTCTTCGCCCCCTTCCTGCGGGACGGCCCCGACGCCTGGGCGCGACCCCACGCCCTGACGCCCGACGCCCTCCAAGCCGGCCTGCGCCTCTTCGTCCTGCAGCCCCCGGCcctcggccccgccgccccggcgaCGCCGCTGCGGCGGCACGAGGCCCGGCTCCTGGCCCTGGTGCCCTGCGGCGCCTTCCGGCGGGCGCTGGCGCGGGCCTTCGGCCCGGCGGACCGCTGGCGCTtcggcggggaggcggcgggggacggCGACCCGCGGGCCCTGCACTGGTTCGCCTGGCTGCGGGCGCCCGGCCTCGACGCCCCCGGGGGCGGCTGGACGGCGCGGGTCGGCGCCGGCTGCCTGCGGAAGGGCGAGGGGCTGCTGGCCTGCGGTTCCCCCTTCGGCGCCCTCTGCCCCGACCTCTTCCTCAACACCCTGAGCAGAGGGGTGGTGAGCAACCTGGCCGGGGAGGAGAACGCCCTCATCCTGACCGACGCGCGCTGCCTGCCCGGCACCGAGGGCGGCGGCGCTTTCCTGCCCTCGCCCGCCGGGCCCCTTCTGGTGGCCGTCATCGCCGCCTCTTTCTGCTGGAAGGGCGCCGAGTGGGTCGGGCtcaccctgctctgctccctcgCCGCCATCTTGCGCGGCAGCGCCGGCGTGCTGGACGAAGCCGGGGTGGCGGTGCCGCCGGCGCCGGGGCGGGCGGTCGCGGCGCAGGCGGGAGGCGGGCGAGACCCCCTGGGCTGGACGGCGCTGGTGGAGTGCGGGGCGGCGTGGGGCTCGGGGGTGCTGCTGGCCCCGCGGCTGCTCCTCACCTGCCGGCACGTGGTGGAGGCGGGTGGCCCGCTCCGCGTGACGCCGGCGCCCGGACCAGGCCG GGCTGCCGCCGTCCTCGGGGGACGCGTGGTGTTCGCCACCGAGGAGTCGTCCCCCTTCGACGTGGCGGCGgtggagctggaggagagcGTGCCGGGCTTCGTCCCCCCGTGCCTGGCGGACACCTTCCTCCCAG gaGAGGAGGTGAGCGTGGTGGGCTTCGGGGCGCTGGGGCGGGCGTGCGGCCCCTCGGTGACGGCGGGGGTCCTCTCGGCCGTGGTGGCGGTGGCCGGGCGCCCCGTCATGCTGCAGACGACCTGCGCCGTCCACGGGGGCTCCAGCGGCGGCCCCCTCGTCTCCTCCCGCAGCGGATGCCTCCTGG GGATCGTGGCCAGCAACACCCGGGACACCGGTGTGGGGACCACCTACCCCCACCTCAACTTCTGCATCCCCGCCACCGTCCTGCAGCCCCCCGTCATGCGCTACCACCGCACTGGCAACCCCGACGCCTTCGCCGCCCTCAACCGGGCGGGCGAGGGGGTGCGGGCGGCGTGGCGGCTCCAGCGGCAGCCGGGACCCCCCAGCAAGCTCTGA
- the SPOCK2 gene encoding testican-2, with protein sequence MRGRGGHRALLALLALLALLLPAAAAAGPGAAAGPATGPGPAAAGESPGNFMEDEQWLSSISQYGGRIKHWNRFRDEVEDDYIKSWEDNQPGDEGLDTTKDPCQKVKCSRHKVCVAQGYQRAMCISRKKLEHRIKPPGAKGHGGCKPCHAAPLAAVCGSDGHTYSSACKLEQQACLASKQLTVRCEGQCPCPTPHGPAGDGKQEPCTGQDLADLGDRLRDWFQLLRENAKQNGSGGLPASPATALERSVAASCKEAVGWMFARLDTSGDLFLEAAELAAINLDKYEVCIRAFFNSCDTSKDGRVSAPEWCFCFWREKPPCLRELEKIQIQEAAKKKPGTFIPSCDEDGYYRRAQCEPGGGECWCVDQHGAELTGTRGRGSPDCEEAAGFSGDFGSSVGWEDEEEKEPEEAGEEGEEEEGEAGEGDDGGYIW encoded by the exons atgcggggccgcggcgggcaCCGCGCCCTCCTGGCCCTCCTGGCCCTCctggccctgctcctgcccgccgccgccgccgccggccccggggccgccgccggccccgccaccggccccgggcccgccgcggcgggggagAGCCCCGGTAATTTCATGGAGGACGAGCAATGGCTCTCCTCCATCTCCCAGTACGGCGGCAGGATCAAGCACTGGAACCGCTTCCGAGAC GAGGTAGAG GATGACTACATCAAGAGCTGGGAGGACAACCAGCCCGGGGATGAAG gcctggACACCACCAAGGACCCCTGCCAGAAGGTGAAGTGCAGCCGGCACAAGGTGTGCGTGGCGCAGGGCTACCAGCGCGCCATGTGCATTAGCCGCAAGAAGCTGGAGCACAG GATCAAGCCGCCAGGCGCCAAGGGGCATGGGGGCTGCAAGCCCTGCCACGCCGCCCCGCTCGCCGCCGTCTGCGGCTCCGACGGCCACACTTACAGCTCGGCG TGCAAGCTGGAGCAGCAGGCGTGCCTGGCCAGCAAGCAGCTGACGGTGCGGTGCGAGGGGCAGTGCCCCTGCCCGACCCCGCACGGCCCCGCCGGCGACGGCAAGCAAG AACCGTGCACCGGGCAGGACCTGGCCGACCTGGGCGACCGACTGCGCGACTGGTTCCAGCTCCTGCGGGAGAACGCCAAGCAGAACGGCTCCGGCGGCCTCCCCGCCAGCCCTGCCACCG CGCTGGAGAGGAGCGTGGCGGCCAGCTGCAAGGAGGCGGTGGGGTGGATGTTCGCCCGGCTGGACACGAGCGGGGATCTTTTCCTGGAGGCGGCCGAGCTGGCCGCCATCAACCTGGACAAGTACGAGGTGTGCATCCGCGCCTTCTTCAACTCCTGCGACACCTCCAAGGACGGCCGCGTCTCCGCTCCCGAGTGGTGCTTCTGCTTCTGGAGGGAAA AGCCGCCCTGTCTCAGGGAGCTGGAGAAGATTCAGATCCAAGAAGCAGCCAAAAAAAAGCCGG GCACCTTCATCCCCAGCTGCGACGAGGACGGGTACTACCGGCGGGCGCAGTGTGAGCCGGGCGGCGGGGAGTGCTGGTGCGTGGACCAGCACGGTGCCGAGCTGACGGGCACCCGTGGCCGTGGCAGCCCCGACTGCG AGGAGGCGGCGGGGTTTTCGGGCGACTTCGGGAGCAGCGTGGGCtgggaggacgaggaggagaaggagccggaggaggcGGGCGAGGAaggcgaggaagaggagggcgaAGCGGGCGAGGGCGACGACGGCGGCTACATCTGGTAG